DNA from Meleagris gallopavo isolate NT-WF06-2002-E0010 breed Aviagen turkey brand Nicholas breeding stock chromosome 12, Turkey_5.1, whole genome shotgun sequence:
AAAGATTGTAACGTTGCTGTATGTTCTTATTTGCATGGTGTGCCTCTGCAAGTCGATACTGACCGATGTAAAAAGAACATAGGATTGTTGTCTTTGATTATGTTAGAATGCTTAGTAATTATCTTGGAGTGAGATAATTATTGACTGTTGTAATAAAACACGAGATGGCTGTGCAGTCTCTAGTACAGGGCAATCCTTGCTAGGTTTGCTTTACTTTGTAGTTCTCTTATTGCCAGAATTGGTTTGCAATGCCCTGTAAGGCACTGTGCTGTGAGTCAGAAGATCTGCAGCTCGTTCTGTAAGGTTTGTTTTGACTCTGAAACGATGTGCTTTTGTGTTCCAGTTTGAACTAACCTATAGACGAGCAGTTTGCATTAGGGACTAATTAGGAACTATCTCCTGCTGTCTGTCCGTGATGCTTGCCACTGTGGAGCTCTGAGTTTGGCTGAAGCCTCTGTGTGCTCTTGTAATGCAAACTAATAATGCTTGGTTTGTAATCACAGGTAGCACAAGAACTCAGCAAGGTGCAGGGTGTTGCAAAAGTTCTTGTGGCTCAGCATGACGTATACAAGGGATTTCTAGCAGGTGAGACTCATTCTTTTCTGTTGGCCGAAGAAGCAGTATTGGGATTTGTGACAGATGATAAAATAGTTGtaaacttgtatttttattctcaGAGGAGCTGACTTCCTTGGTTTTGGAAACTCAGAAACAATTTAAATACACTCACATTTGTGCTGGAGCATCTGCCTTTGGGAAGGTGAGTAAATCAAAATGCATCAAACAATTCCTGCAGGACAGAGATAGACATACATACAAAAAATGCCTCTGAAAGAGGAACTGAGATCAACTCTGGACAATTCAGAGTTTCCTAAAAACGTGGCAGCAGTGCACTGAAGAAGCCAGTAGCTGCTTCTGAGTTCTCTTATGGGTTGAGTTGAACTAAGGGGCAGTGGAGAGGCTCATTAGCAGTACCCAGTTAATTGTATGTGTGTAAGAACACAAAATACTTAAAGGTATCTGAAAGCATTACAAAAGTGCAGTAATTGGGGATGAAAACCTGGTAAACTGTTCTTGGTgatttttgtttcacttctagTATTATTAGGATTGTTATATAGTTTTCATGTTGAAATGAAAGCATGCAGACCTATCGGCAGCAAATTCTTTTTGGGGAGGAATTGCATCTGTGATGTAGGTCGTGTAGATTGAAATGTCtgtaaatacatataaataataCAGATCCAAGATCTAGCCAAGATGTTTTGTGAAGAAAATAGgatttttcagagctttttaaCAAGTGCATACTTAAAAATGTGCTTAAATATATGGAGAGCCCCAGTACTGACAGTCAGGTAATGTTGTGGTGCAACTGAATTAGagaaaaaaggacattttaGAAATCTTGCCAACATGGAATGAATAATGACATCAGCCTTCCTTCTATTTTTACTTCCAATCAATATCAATCCATATAATTGTAATTTTGCTAAGAGAAATCCTTACATGCCCTAAGTCTtagtcatttcatttttcatttatttgtgatCTGAAGTGTCTTAGTGAAGGTTAATATCTTGCTTTAAAGCGTATGCTCCCATCATCAAGTGGTGCTTTACTGGAGGACTGAAGCAGTGACTGTTGTCATAGCTGTGAGGAAAGATGACCGAGCAGGGCTCTGTGGTGTACTGGGttaggagagggagagagagcaaGTTAAGCTCTTGCTGGCCTTAATTTCTCAGTGCCTTCTGTTGctctttttatccttttccCCATGCCCTAAGGTTCTAAATAATTCTCTAGAGCTAATTTCAGAATAAGGGGATATATATTCTaatagtaatttttaaatagtaaatttttggcttttttgggTAGGAGAGTAGTGTTTTCCTCCTGTTGTTGTCTCTGATAAATGACTTCCAagatactttttgtttttctcttgaagtGCTGTTACAAGAACTCAGCCATCCATAATTATCAATTTTCTGAGTAAATTGCATCTATATTCAGTTCTAAATTATTGAAGCAAACAAGCCTCCTAATTTAAGATATTCAATTAGGGAGTTACTTACTGTAAGGATCATAACATTTCTAATGTTATTACAGTGCTGGGTTCTTATTTGGCTGCTAAAGCTGTGTGAGTAGTCCTGCAGTCACGTTACAGTTGTATGTGCCTTAATCACAGACAGCAATCTGTGAGCTTAAAATCAGGTCAGCAAACGTTCCTTTATTTAAATATCATTATGTGCATTTCACCttatttcctttgcattttctcGTGTGCATTGTGCAGATACCAGCATTTACGTTGCTGACTTTTAATCTTTGACTTGTAGAATCTTATTCCCAGAGTGGCTGCTAAGCTGGATGTTGCTCCTGTTTCTGACATCATTGAGATTAAATCACCCAACACTTTTGTGAGAACTATCTATGCAGGTAAGCAATCACAGCAGCTATGTGGTGCTCATGCAATAAAGTACTTAATACTGGTAACTTTTTATAGTCCAGCTGTTAGAACATTGGAATATTTTAGGAATTTTCACCTTACAATCTAAACTGCTTAAAAATCCAACGAGATGCTCTCTTTGTGAGAATCCAAGCACTGGTAACTTTGGTGCTGTAGGGTTTTAGATGGAAACCAGTTCTTTCACTTTAATTAGTAGAATTCAATATTCTTTATACATACTCAATTTCTTTGTTTAATGTATTTCTGATTTGATTTtgtaaaacataaaacattaagTTAATTGTCTGACATTATTGAATATGACTTCCATTAGCTCTGATTTGAGCTGCCAGAGTTGTTTTCTCTAATTATGAAGACATTGCACTGATTATTTATGATATTTAATTGAAGTAATTTGTAATTCTTttatcagccttttttttttttttgtaactctGTTCTGCCCCTCTGTTTTAATTCAGAGATGGACTCCTaagcttgtttttcttaatgctaCTGTACAAGGCATAGATACCAAGGTGATATTTCGAGTTACACTGTCAGCTTGTGGTTGCGTGTTGGTTTTTTAGCTACTTTTCAGTAATTGACAGTTTCAAGATGATTTTGTTTATTAATACCTGATGTTGTAGCACTTTTTGAGTTTAGTTTTCTCTGCAGCCTGTGAAAATAAGTACCTTATGCAATCTGACAGAAAGCACAATCGAAGTCATACCACGGTataacaattattattattacagatCTTTCTTATGCTTAAGAATGATGCTTTCAAAGGTGTGTTTTCTCTTACGAAATGTAAAACTGTTTGCAAGGGGTGATTTAAATGTGCTGTGTGCCTTAAAAATGAAGTAGTTTTTGTCATACTGCAGAAACCTGGAGATAAAAGTAAATCAAAGCACTGGAAATGAGCACTTACGGAGTGCCTGGGTTCCCAGTTCTCATCatctgaaagttttatttttagcaggAACTTTGTGTCATGTGTGTGATGTCTTCTGTAAAAACATGATCGTTCTTCACTAGGAAATGTTCTTTGCACTGTCCAGTGTGATGAAGCAGTTAAAGTGTTTTCTGTACGGGGAACATCTTTTGAAGCTGCACCAACGAGCGGCGGCAGCGCCAGTGTGGAGAAAGGTGAGCATTTGTTCCTGTGTTTTGTCACTTAGAGTTAGGTTCTATTTTGTGGCTGATGTTCCACATAAGTATTTGTCAGAGCAGATTGGTAGTAGTTTAATAATGTTagccttttccttttaaatattggTACTTGGTGGTTGTTATCTGGTAGGGGAAGATACGAGTTGTCATTTCACTACTTCCTCTTCATCCAGAAACAGTCAGATTCTGCGCAGATTATTTGTGCCTGTTTCACTCGCTGCCTAAACCTCATCCGTTGCAATCTTGGAGCTATTCCTTATGTGAAGTTAGACCTGTTTGAATAGCTGGGTTGGTTTTTCACAGCAGAATTGGGCACAAGTTGCTGTTGCTGGCGGTCCACAGCTTTGGTTTGATTGGTCATATTTCAGTTGAGATAGTTCATGATAGCACTGAGCTAAATTAGCAGTAGTTGAAATTGGATTGAGAACGCTCCATCATTGTTTTATATCAGTTTAAATggttattttaatgaaatctcTGTAGCTTGGATCGTAGAGAAGTCTACAGTCTCAGGGTCATGGAATtgtttaggttggaaaggacctctggagatccctctGCTCAGGCAGGGACACTGAAGCAGGTTCACCAGGGCTGCGTCCAACTGGGTTTTGAATACCTCCACAGGTGGAaactggcagcagctgctctgggctTCCTGTCCCAGGGTTTGATCAcctctgctgtttttcagtgtggGCCCTTTTATGACAGTGCTGTAAGTCCAGCAGAAGCAATCATTAGTAACGTGCTGTGTGTCCCATACATCACCTTTGCAGTCCTCACCTTTGTCTGGGAGCCATGAGTACGTGCCCCAGAACCATCGTGTATTTCCTGACTTGCATACAAGTTAGTAGACATGCTGCTTGAGATCTGACATTGGCATCTTGTACTGTCTTTGCACTGTTtgcaagggctgctccaaaagtaatgcctcctgtttgaTCATGTTGGTCtgcaacatcagaggtggattttggtggtgtggcagcagaggttgtACCTTCCCACCCGTACTCCATTAggttttgttgccatgtggcaACTGGCAGCTGAGGGGCACTCTGAATGTGAAGCAAACgggtggaactgaattcctccatgtgaaaaaaatggcacccattgatgcttgctgaatgtttttggagaccagacagtggatgtgagcacagtgaggagtgGGTGGTGTGTTCCAGCAGGCACAACAGTGACAGTGGCTTgcctctgctggtgcaggttTTCACGAGTGCAGCATAAAGGCTCTTGTTTGTTGCTGGTGAGAGAACACAACTAATGGTGCTGAGAATGTGTGTAGAGAAAAAGACTTTTATAGCTGacaatttgctctatcaaataatgttattgtagctgctgtagtttccaaggaaataaataggaggcattactttcggagcaacctATGTGGTTGGCTTGATTGCCTGTCTTTTAAAAGAACCATGGTTACTATGTTGGGTTAATATCAGTATGTTGCTTATACAACATACCTTCATGTAGTGCAATCTGATATACATAAAACTTTATAAAATAGTCTCGTACTGCAGGATAAATAACCACAAATAATGAGGGAGCCTTGTAACTCACAATCATAGAGCAACTATTCATGGTAATTAAAATCTTGTGGTAGAGCTGGCTCCACAGTGTACTTGTGCATGAAGTTTAAACTGAAGTTTGGAAGGTTGAAAGCACATGCTTTATCCTTTTTCTTGTGCATCCTTTTTTAACCTGCTTAAAACAGTGACACCTCCAGCTCCTGTTGGTCTGTCGGAATGGATTGAGCAGAAGCTGTCAAAAAGTGACCGGCCTGAGCTTACGAGTGCAAGAGTGGTTGTATCAGGTGGTAAGTAGTGTGCTGTTGTGCATTTCTGTGATGGTACAGCTCAACTAAATAATacgacaaggggaaatggttttaaactgagacaggggaggtttaggttggatattaggaggaagtttttcactcagagggtggtgaggcagtggaacaggttgcccaaggaagttgtgNNNNNNNNNNNNNNNNNNNNNNNNNNNNNNNNNNNNNNNNNNNNNNNNNNNNNNNNNNNNNNNNNNNNNNNNNNNNNNNNNNNNNNNNNNNNNNNNNNNNGCTGTGGCGTTGGGAGCCCCGCGAGCTGCAGCCGCAGTTAATCACCGTGCCGCCCTTCGCCGCTGCCCTTCGCGGTGCCGCGCCGTGCTCCGCTGTCACGCTGCTCGCGTTACCGAACGGAACGGCGAGGTGAGCTCAAGGACGGCCCCGCGGCTGTGCGAGCAGCGAGCCTAACGGGGCTTCCAGTCCCGCGGCTTTGGCTTTGGGGTCCGCTCCGAAGAAGCACTAAGAGCGCTAAAACGAGAGCGAAAAGCAGGGGCGGCTGCGTTGTGTGCGGCACTGAGGGCACGGCTGTTGTAATGGCGGTGATGGAGCTCGGCCCCGCGCCTGCTGGAGCAAAGGTCGTTGTGGAGAGCAGCTGTGTGAGTGATTGACTCCATTAGtgagctgctggcactgctgcccgcgggggctgtgctgcccagcacGGAGGTGCACAGGGCTGTGGAGCCTGGAAGCGTGAGGTTGGCTGGTTTGTCAGCTGTGTGCACCTGGAGTCGTGTgcttatgtgtatatatatatgtaatgggcttgtttagcttgggaAAGAGAGGGCTCTGGGAGACctcgttgtggccttccagtacttgaagggagtgtatgaacaggaggggaacggctgtttgtgaggtggatggtgataggacaaggggaatgggcttaaactgagacaggggaggtttaggtttgatattaggaggaagtttttcacccagagggtggtgaggcagtggaacaggctgcccaaggaggctgtggatgccccatccctggaggcattcaaggccaggctggatgtggctctgggcagcctgggctgctggttggtgaccctgcacatagcagggggttggaactacacAGTCATTGAGGTCTGTAAAGTAGAAGCAGTAAGAAGAGGTCGGAGCTGCATATCTTCATGAAAGGAGGACTGAGAGATACAGATCCACAAGTATAGGAATAGTTGGTACAGAGGTGGGAGTAAACCATTTCTGTGGTAGGTGCAAATAAAGTTATATTAGTGGGCTTAAATTACAAGACAGAAAATTGGGAAGAGCAAAGATAGACATTAAGAAATCATTTCTAGTAAAAAGCATGGTAATTTTTTGGAATATTTTGCCCAAGAGTCATTGGAATGTGCTGATGGCAAACTAGATGTGTTGGAACTACAGTAGATATATCTGCTTATTATCTGGTGGCAAATAGCATTGCATGGGCTACTGAAATGTCAGCTTGTAATGATATTAAACTGTGGTGATCAGAATTGTCTTGAGGTCATACATTCCTATCTCTATAAAATAGCAGATTATGtattcacttaattttttttttttttaaccacataAACAAGTATTTGTCCCTTCagtcttttctcctcttcctcgtGTGACATCGCACAGCAGTTTGAGGCCATCACCTTCTAAATCTGTACCCAGTTGTCACTCAGCCTGTGCAGGTAGGCCATCCAAGGGCAAGCAAGCAGTGTTAGTCTTGGCTGCTTAAAGACTGAAGTGAATTGATCACCCTTGCTTCCATGCTCCCTCAAANNNNNNNNNNNNNNNNNNNNNNNNNNNNNNNNNNNNNNNNNNNNNNNNNNNNNNNNNNNNNNNNNNNNNNNNNNNNNNNNNNNNNNNNNNNNNNNNNNNNGTGACGGGCGCGGATCCACCTGCGCGGGTGCGGAAGGATGCGGTGGCCGCGGCTGCGCTCGGAGAGGTCGGGCTGCGGAGCGGCCAGATGGGTGCTCCGACCTGAGCTCCGGCTCTGTGGGTCCGACACCCCTCGGCTGTCACACCGCAGGGGAGCGGGAGAGGAGGACTTGGCTAACCGGGGCCGTCTGTTTGACCCACACCCCCGCTGTGAGATGCTGAAAGCGGCCGCGTCGTGCATTTGTGCGGGAACTGCGGAGGGAAGAGCAGCGGTGTTTGAGGTCATCCTCTAGCCGGGGGATTTGGGCATCCCTGACCGCCTCCCGGAGCGCTCCGCCGGTGCCCGCGCATCCCCCGGCCGCATGGCAGCGGCACCGTAGGGTTCGCAGCTGATTGCTGCCCGTCACCGGAGTGCTGAGCAGAGCCGGGTGGTGCGGAGGGCTCTGACGGCGGGCTGCTGGCTTTTCACTGCGGCATTCCCCGAGGGGCAGGTGTCGGGGGCCTGAGTGAGTCAGTATCTGCGTGTCACtggcaaaatgcagaaatgaaatgtcAGGGTTACAGGAGAACGAGGCGCATGGAAGGACACGGCGGCTCGGCAGGCAGGTTATGTGTTGCATGGCTCTTTTTCCCACTCGAGGGCAAGGTTCCCTATGCTCACCCAATCCTCCCTCCGTCTGGAGAGCAGGAGAGGTTACAGCAGGGCCAGCCCAGCGCCGCTGCCCTGCCAGGTTCACCTGTGCCAGCGTGCACCGTGCAGAGCCCAGGAGGGGCTCCATAAGCGGTTAGACAGGCGCGGTTTGGGCAGGTAGGGGCAGCGCGCTGGAAAAACCCAAGAATTGAATTGCCGCCGAAACACCAAAACACCAAAAGCCCCGGATCTCCTGCAGAGATGTGCAGTGACTGCGGGTAACGCCAAGAGGTACAAAACCAGCACCTCGCGGCCCCGAACAAGAGCTGATTGCTTGGAAAACAGCTTTCAGGTTGGCTGGCATTGCTGGGGAGCCGTGAGTGGAAGCCCGATGCTCTCCCTCGGGCTGAAGCTCCCTGCTGCCCCCGGTTCccctctgcagctctgggggCAGCCGGGGCCGGCCGTGGTGCGGGGGGTTGGCATCGCAGCTGCTCTCCGGATTGTGCTGCCACATACAAACACGAGTTGCCTCTAGAAAGGGGAAACGGTGACAATTTTGTTGTTTGCAGCAGATTGCAAAGGCGGTGAATGGTGATTCTTTCCGAGCCAGCCGTGGATTAAGTCcattataaaattaaaacagatggACGCAATTTCACTTACATTACAAAAAAGGACAGGAACCATCTGCAGTAAGATTTAGCATTGCAGAGCTATTGTTATCATGTTACCATTAAAACCTTTgaagaaaggttttcttttctttatccGTCTCTCTCAGATAAcgatattttatttaaaaacacgACGTCTCTCAGCCACAGCTTTGGCTCTATCAGGATATGCTGAAGCAAAGGTGGTAAAACTTCAGCGCTGAACTCTTTGGGTCTTCGGTGGGGAGGATATGCCAAAATATTCCCCgtgctttcttcctttaaaaacatttccttggGTTTGGGGACAATGTCTGATACTGAAAATAGATAATTAATGAGATAATGGGATGCTGCATGTCACCTCCTGTCCGATGGGATTATCTGATGGCTAATTATGGACAGATTGTGATTAATGTGATTATGGATTGGTTATTAATCTGATTCTGGATTGATCTAGTTATGTTTTAGTCTGCTCCAAATGGTTAATTGGATCTGAGATAATAGAAATGCAGCTTGCACCAGATTTTGCCACATCAGTTGATGAAGTATCTTTTGATCTGGGTGGGTTGCGaacaataaattatttacagCTGTTGAGAAAATGACTCTTCCTTAGAATGTagccattcatttttttttcgAGGgcctttgaaaacaaaatcaatatcCTTTTTAAAAGGAGATGTTGACAAAAGAAAGGCACGTACATAACTCACAAACAAATGTGACAAAATTAGACAGCGGTTAACCCGGTGGCCCAATGTCTGGTGATGCATTTGAATTGCTATGTGGAGCTTTGGGCTCAATTCTTCTGAGACCAGCAGGGGTTGGGAGCATTGCAGGGGAAGAGggcccagctctgcagaaagtgGTATTGCACAAGAGCCGCTGCCTGCCCTGCTATTGATTAAGAATCAGCCGTGGTAGAATGGCAAAGGGAGTCCTTGCCACCCCGTCCCCTCCGGGTAAGAGGGATGCAGAAAGCTCATGGGTTCATCCCACCACCTCGTCTGACTCCCTTTGCACCAGGCCCTGCACTTGGTCTGGTGTTATTCTTTCTCCCCTCACACTGAGCCCATTGATTTCTGGGCGACCTCAGAGATGCATCTGGTCTGGATGCAGCCTGCCAGAATGGGAGAGGCTGCCCGGATCCCTGCAAGGCCGTCCTGCTGCCTCCCTACTTTCACTGAAGTGCAAATTGAGTTCACATTTTTGGGATCTTGTGCCATTTTCTGCTGGGTGAAAGGCAGTGGCTGTGATGTAGGGTTGAGAAATGGGGCTGGGAGGAGCGTTGGCACCAGGTGGGATGGGCAGCAGGTAGCTCACAGAGGTGCCTGCCAATCAAGCAGGTCTCAAAGCTCTGAGAGCAGGTTTATTGAGGCTGaattgaaggaaaagaaaggaaaagcaacttTCCCTTTTCTATGCTGCCATTCCCCCAGGTGCCCgtgctgctgcaggagtgctgggctgctgccagcatccCATCCAGGTTCCTCCCCAGCAGCACAACGGGCAGAGAAAGCAGCTcctgttaaaaaataatgccaTACAACCCAATGGTGCATTTTACACACATCTCCCATTAGCAAGGAGGCGAGGCACACACCAGAGGAGGGATGCAGGGCACCACAGTGGGCACTGTGTAGGGTGGAGAGGAGTGCTCTGCAGGGaaccttccttccctccttcctccctccatccatccatccatctagCCACCCATCCATGCAGGAtggtgcagcaggagctgcctgctCAGGGAGCCTGCCCTATGTGCTGAAGGTGCCTGTTTGCATCCCTCCTTGCCTGTCCTTGGCAGGAGAGCTGTCTCCTGCTCAGACAGTGACTTGCACTTGGGGAGCACTGACAGCTTGCAGGCTTATCACAGCGCCCTTATTACCTGGTCAGCACCTGGAAATGGTGAGAGATGGCACAGAAGGGGAAACACCTGTCAGCAGTGGCTTTGCAGGCTTAGCAGGGATGGATAGATGTTGGGGTGCTGCTGAGGGAGTGCTCCTCTCTGCACCCTGTGTTGGAGGTAGGGCTGGTGGTGCTGTGCTCACCTGAGGGCTCACGGAGGGACTTGTGAAAGACAAAGTGTTGGTGGCAGATGTGGGTGGGTGGCTGTAAGGTGATCTGGGCAGAGCACTAAGCTACACCTGTACTGGGGTTTTACCCCAGAGGAACCCAAGAGCGTCAGGCTCGTGTCTGTGGCaggtgggtggggagcagggccTTGGGGAGGTGTGTGCCATCCCATGCCAATGGCCCCACCTCTGTGGGGAAGGGCTTTGCAGCACTCAGGCACGGAGtatttcagcagcagagctctccCAACACAGGTTGTCACCCTGTCTCCCCCTCGCAGGCACCTGCCTGGCCTTGGGCTGCAGATCCTGCACTCTGAGCCCTAAGCAGGTTGCAGTTGCTTTAACCTTATTGGATTTTGACAGATTAGGAGGAGAATCCTTTCGTGTGGTGGAGAAGCCTCCCAAATGAAGCTCTTCTAATTTATCTGAGTCAGCTCTGCCTGGCGGTGGTGGGAGGAGTAAGCTGAGGATGACCCTTGCCAGAGGGAACCATCAtagcagtaataaaaaaataaataaattcctcCCCTTCACTAAATCCCATGGCTGTGAGGCTGTATTAGCTGGATTCCATATGTTTTAATTAGGAATTATGTATTTTAAGGGAACCAAAATCCGATTCTGATGGAGACGTGACAACAATTTGTGATGGCTCTTGTTCCGTGTTCCTTCTGTCAGAGGCCCCAGGGCAGGCACACCTTTGTAACCCTTTTGTTCTAAGTTAGAACAACTGCATTATTGATTTGCCTCCCACCCCAAGAGTGTGAAAAAATGTAATTCCctttcaaatacagaaattgGGTCAGCAAATACTAATGAAATAATCCTGGATAACAATGCACTATAAATGAATCTGCTTCCACTAATTAAtggctcatttttctttcaaaatagaGTCATACCCTCTGCCCAGTGGCAGGATGATGAGTCTGGTGCTGGCAGTACCTACCTGTTGTagttttactatttttattgttgttgtgcTGGAGGTGAGAAGGccaaattaataataaaaaaaagagcattttgcCACCGTTCAGCTAATATGGATCGTGCAGATATAATCCCCAGCTGATTACAGTTATAAGCTCCTCCAACAGTGGCCATACGTGATAAAGACTTCCTTTGTGCTTCTGGGAATAATCCGTATCAAGCCAGTTTCAATAAAGATTACACGCATCTGAAGTGTTGCTGagggttttaaattaaaattatagaCAGAAAATACAACAAGGAGCCTGATGTGCCTCCAGGCTGGTGACACTACGCCCAGAAACCTGACCTGggggtgcctgcagcactctgcCCATCCAAAGACACCACATGCTACTAAAGCAGGCCTACTGCAGAAGAATCAGTTCATTCTGGGCTCTGATGCAAGTAGGTCAGTTTGGATGGAGATGCTCCCAGTTGTTTGGGGTGAAGCACTAAAAAACCTCATAGCACCAAACCAACAAGCAGGAGCTCAGAGGagatcatagagtcacagaaccatagaatggcctgggttgaaaaggaccacagtgattaTGTTCCagcccctgctatgtgcaggtcgccaaccagcagcccaggctgcccagagccacatccagcctggcctcgaatgcctccagggatggggcatccacagcctccttgggcagcctgttgcaatGCGTGATGCTGTGCTGGGTTCAGGTGCAGatggctgctctgctctcccccaACACGTGCTTTCTCCTTCTGTAAGCTGGAAGCTCATTTTTGGAGCTGAACACAGCGTGCCATGGTTTAATGAATGAAACGCATTAAcgaaaaagaaaagcagggcaggcagtgctgctcgGGATGCTCCTTGTATCCTTATTTTGCcgctgttccttttcttttaggCTACGCAGGGTGCAGGTAGGAGGGATTCGTACACTGTATGAACTTCATCTGTAAAGGGTTCCGCTGTACGTTGTTCTATTGGCATGGGATAAGGTCTAGCACGGAACGTGCTCGGGACGCTCAGCTCCCCGTCTCTCCGTGCCGCTGCTCCGAGCCACGCTTCAACCGTCCCGCCGCCGGGGGGGGCGCTCTCCTCCGCCGTCCATTGGCCTCGCGCCGCGACCAATGAGGAAGCGGTGCGGCGCGGCGGCTCTCNNNNNNNNNNNNNNNNNNNNNNNNNNNNNNNNNNNNNNNNNNNNNNNNNNNNNNNNNNNNNNNNNNNNNNNNNNNNNNNNNNNNNNNNNNNNNNNNNNNNtttttttaagcaaaattgaaagaaagagagaaatacagaCGGAAcggggaaagaaagaaaagagccaCGACGGGAGAGAAAGGAGGGGTGGGAATTCCGAGGAGAAAGTTGACTGGGGGAAATTATAGGAAATCAACCcagaaaaagatagaaaagtGGAATCTCGGAAGTGGAAAGAAACGCAGAAACGCAGAAAGACCAATACAGAataaggagaaggaggaaagaaagaacgaaTGGAAAAGAACTAACGACGGAAcgacagaaagagaaagaagcgcaaaggggaaaaaaaacgtAAAGAGAGAATGAAGGCAGGAAAGCGGACAAACGAAAACGGAAAGGGACATCGGGCAGACAGAGAGAAATAACCCCAAACAAAAAcggaagaacagaaagagaaagaaagaaaggaaaacggaaagagaaacaaaaaaagaaaaccgaAACGCggaaagagaaggagggaaCGAAAGAACGACGCGAGAAGGAAGGACGGAGCGGGCGCGGGGAGCGCGGCGGCGGTGCGGCCNNNNNNNNNNNNNNNNNNNNNNNNNNNNNNNNNNNNNNNNNNNNNNNNNNNNNNNNNNNNNNNNNNNNNNNNNNNNNNNNNNNNNNNNNNNNNNNNNNNNttttgttgttgttgttgttgttgttttgttttgttcgcTTGTTTTTATTAAGTCCAAAATATTTAATCCCACTATTCAACCGCTGACTCTGACAA
Protein-coding regions in this window:
- the ETFA gene encoding electron transfer flavoprotein subunit alpha, mitochondrial — its product is MLLGTFYLFKCKVFNSSLFLSLKASLLHQFQRLQSTLVIAEHNNETLTPITLNAVTAAKRLGGEVSCLVAGTSCDKVAQELSKVQGVAKVLVAQHDVYKGFLAEELTSLVLETQKQFKYTHICAGASAFGKNLIPRVAAKLDVAPVSDIIEIKSPNTFVRTIYAGNVLCTVQCDEAVKVFSVRGTSFEAAPTSGGSASVEKVTPPAPVGLSEWIEQKLSKSDRPELTSARVVVSGGK